One Planctomycetaceae bacterium genomic region harbors:
- a CDS encoding DUF1573 domain-containing protein, with protein MKTRNIASWAVAVITLSAFASASRAVDGWADGMIKTPKVDFGVIATGSEAKKLVEVQNIYNQTVHISSVRTTCGCSAATVGQTTVQPGETAFVEVAMNTRKFKQRKDSNLIIQFDAPQFSEVRVPITAYIRTDVVFDPGMVRFGNVDYGKSGQAVVKIAYAGRPDWEIVDVRISNHDLTVDRKQTNRSAGRVDYDLTVTLSENARAGQLRDLVTLVTNDQSNPYVPLMVEGTVVPDITVTPSTVNVRALAPGQTQTVQVVIKGKQPFIIEDVDCEGMADCFKAEISDDARPVHVVPIEFNAPNKPGKFSEEMVVKIAGRSEPLKFRVTGLIN; from the coding sequence ATGAAAACGAGAAACATCGCGAGCTGGGCCGTTGCAGTCATCACGCTAAGTGCCTTCGCATCAGCGTCCAGAGCCGTTGACGGCTGGGCTGATGGAATGATCAAGACGCCCAAAGTCGATTTCGGCGTCATCGCGACCGGCTCAGAAGCGAAAAAGCTGGTTGAAGTCCAGAACATTTACAACCAGACGGTGCATATCTCCAGTGTTCGGACAACCTGCGGGTGTTCGGCGGCGACAGTGGGTCAGACTACTGTTCAGCCTGGTGAAACTGCATTCGTCGAAGTGGCGATGAATACTCGCAAATTCAAGCAGCGGAAGGACTCGAATCTGATCATTCAGTTCGACGCGCCGCAGTTCAGCGAAGTGCGAGTTCCCATTACGGCATACATTCGCACGGACGTTGTGTTCGACCCCGGAATGGTCCGGTTTGGCAACGTCGACTACGGCAAATCCGGACAGGCCGTCGTAAAGATCGCCTACGCAGGACGCCCCGACTGGGAAATCGTGGATGTCAGGATCAGCAACCATGACTTGACGGTCGACCGCAAGCAGACGAATCGCTCGGCCGGACGCGTCGATTACGACCTGACTGTCACACTCAGCGAAAACGCCAGAGCCGGGCAACTGCGAGATCTGGTGACACTGGTCACCAACGACCAGTCTAACCCCTACGTGCCATTGATGGTGGAAGGAACCGTGGTTCCCGACATTACGGTCACGCCGTCAACCGTCAATGTTCGGGCACTCGCCCCCGGACAGACTCAGACCGTACAGGTGGTTATCAAGGGCAAACAGCCATTCATCATTGAAGACGTCGACTGCGAAGGTATGGCCGACTGCTTCAAAGCGGAAATCTCTGACGACGCGCGTCCGGTTCACGTTGTTCCGATCGAATTCAACGCTCCGAACAAGCCCGGCAAATTCAGCGAAGAAATGGTCGTCAAGATCGCAGGTCGCTCGGAACCACTGAAGTTCCGAGTCACCGGCTTGATCAATTGA